From Candidatus Omnitrophota bacterium:
CGGCCTTCTTCCCAGGATTGGCCCGAAATCTGCGGATAGGTTGACTTGAATCCATCGTAGGTTCCTTCTTTCCGCATGATACGTTCCATATCCGCCAGCCAGGAAATCTCCGCGCTTAAGCCTTGATGCTCGTTGAATACTTTATTGAACACTTCGACGATGGCGTCCTTTTTGGATTTGCTGTCCGCCGAAGCTTTGGAATCGATGTTGAAGATAATAACCTCCAAATCCCCTTTCGACGCCGAGCGCGCCATATCGCCGTAAAGGAGGGGATCTTCAATCTTCTCCTTAAAATAATCGAGAGCGCTCTTTCCTTTGACGCAACGGTTTTCCAAAAGATAAGATAAAATCTTCAAAAAGTGCGATTTGCCAGAGCCGAAGAATCCCGAAATCCAAACCCCCATTTTATCCGTTGGCGCATCCAACGATTGAGTAAACGATTCGTAAAAATCGTGAAAGTGTTTGTTGAGTTCTCTGGTAATGACGTATTCGGAAAGCTCCTGCTGGATTTCGTCCTCCTGTTCATGACCAATAGTGATGACGCCTTTGATATTTCGCTCAATTGGCTTGGCGAACATGTCGAAGATTTTCATGGCGGATTCTCCGTTAATCGATGAGATGGAAGGCGCGGTAATAATTATCGTCTTTGAATAAGCCGAACAATTTCAATTCCCGCTGGTCGTATTCGCCGGGGAAAAACATCAACAAAGGCTGCTTGATGATTACGTTGTGAAGGTTGTTCAAAATATTATGAGAGCGCAACAAGGGAAAGGATTTTCCAACGCCCGTGAGAAAAACGAGTCGAACGTCATCCGCAATCCTTTCTTTGATGATTTCGACCAATGCGGCGGATTTGAGAATCGGCTTCAACCGCCGAATGATGGAATCGAATCCAGATTTTTTTTCATCGGGTGAAATTTTTTCCAAAATCTTCTTTCTCCCCAATATTTCCAGGATCGCTTCATAAAGATCGATTTCGATGGTTTTTATATTGACGGCGGGATTATTCATTTTGGCGAGCAGAATACTGATATATTCCCGGACGATCATTTCATCCTTGGGAACATAATCAAAAATATAAAATCCGATCTCATTCCCCAACCCCCTATTATTTAGAAAGCCGGGATCGCTGATTTTGGGAAAAATTAAGTCGAGTTTTTTATCGATATTCATTTTGTCAATCCCCTAAACCGTTATGCATTCAATCCATTCTTGCGGAAAAGAAGAAAAGAGCGCTTTTTTGAATTCGTCATTGACGAAAAATTTTCGCAGCGCCAAATTCTTACGGTTTTCAATTATGCCAGATTGATAAAGAATCTGTATGTAGACCTGATATAATTTTTTTATTGTCTTATCCATCCATTTTTGAACTTCTGAAACCGTCTCTCGCTTTTGTTCAAAGTAATATCTCAAATCTCGTTCGCGCAATTTATGCGCAGGTTCCTTTATTCTCTCAGCGACGACTTCGATAAAAAATTCACGGAACAAACGATCCGCCCTAACGATAACGAACAGGTTCGTTATTTTTGCTTCTTGAATCGTCCCCTCTGCCAGCTTAACCAGGAGGTCATCATTCAGTTTGCCGAGCCTTTTATAGATCGCATTAAATCGTTTAAGAATGCTTTTGGCGTTCTTATATTGAAAAAGGTTCGAATCCAGGATTTCCTTCAAGGCTTCATCTTTATGTAATTTCTTCAGCATTCCTTTAGCGACTTCTCGCGTTTCAAACAATAAAAACGGATTCCCCGTTAGATTTGCCGTGTATAAGCGCTCAACCATTATAATTCCGCTTCAGTCAGCCATTTATTTGAATTTCTCATCGGTATTTATGATTATTACGACCTATTTGAAAATCACAAGATATAGAATTTTGTTTTTGGTATGATTGTTTATTGGATGATCGCATTATTTCGCAACATGAGGCGCAATTTTGATTATATATTATGCATCTTGAAATGAAGATTGAGCCGTAAAACTCATCCGCCGTTCTCACAATTCATTTTCCCTAAACGCGAATTCATCGCTCAAGAAAACGCTTTCCTACGCTTATCTATCCACGTATTATATTACCGAGTTTTTTGGTAGGCTTATTATCGCTGAATTTTTATATCTCCAACATTTACATATCTAGCAGAATTTTATATGATAATTTGGAACAAGATTTCGACATCATTCGGAGTAGGCGATGCTCGCGAAAATTTTCGATTCCATTCCAAAGGGAGAAGTAAAAGTTTTTGCAATTCCCGCTGAGGCTTGGCATTTTGAGGAAGCAAAACAAGCGGCCGCCGAAATGAATTATCGCGTAATCGTTCTCGATTGCGCGTCTATTCCCCCCGTCGAGCCATTGATTGATTATTTCCTCCGCGAAATTTCCAAAATCGCTTTGGCTATCTGGCCGCATTGGTTTGACGTTAGCAATCCTATAAATTTAATCCAACGCAACGTCGCGGCTCGCGATCATGCAATGGAATCCTATATTAAGGAAGTCGTTTCTACTTACACTGATATCTCCAGGGAATGGCTCAAAGACGCTATTGAAGCCTGCCATCAAGAAACGTCTCCTTATTCGGATCATTATCCAAAAGCGCTCCAAGCCAAATTCCTTGCTAAAGCGATTCATCCCGACCGATTGACGATCGTCATTCAATTAGCGGGAATCCAAGCGGCGCAAGGGCGTTTATACGGGCTTATCCGAGCGGCGGAGTGGATCGCATCGCAAACAAACGCCTCTATCGCTTTGATAGCCGATCGGGAAATCATCGATCATCCAGAAATGTCATCCGCCATTCTTGGTTCCATCGAGCTAGAGAAAATCGGCGTTCCTCTTCCCCCAAAAGAATTCATTCCAGAAAACAAATCGGCGGTTTGGCCGATCATCGGAATCCCTCATCCTTTGAGTCCAGGCGAACAACTGTTGGCTAAACGAATGCAGCATGATGCTGAACTGTCTTCCCTATTCGGCTTTAACCAGCGTCTTCAAACCGTTAGAAACAATTACTACATTGTCGATATGCTTTGGAGTGAAGAGCGCCTCATCGTCGAAGTGGATGGATATCGATATCACAGCCATCGTGCGGCTTTTCTTAATGACCGGCAGCGCGATTACGAATTCATCCTAAGCGGATATCGCGTCTTGCGGTTGGACCATGATGAAGTGATTAGCGATGTAGAATTAGCAATGGATAAAATCCGGGATGTCGTCCGCTTTTGCCAAGAACATCCCATAGTAGAGAGGATGCCGAAATGACTTTTTCACCCAATCCGTTGCAAGTTTTGCTTTTATGGAAAATGATTTTTATGAATTACGAGCCTGGCTTTTCTGAAATGAAGCCAAACCTGGACGCCCGCCGCCGCGAGGAACTTAAAACGGCTGGTTTGATCGATTACGAAAAACGGCCTAAAAAATCGAAGAAAAAGACTACGCCTGTGAATCATGTGGTTTTGACGGACGCGGCGTGGGATTGGGCGGTCAAAAACCTCGACGCCAAAATATCGGATCGTTCCCCTGTTTCCGGTCCCGTTTTACATTGCGTTTTGCTGCATTTAAAGAATTACATTCAACAAAAAAACTCGTCTTTATATGACTTCCTTCATCCTCAATCAGAAAATCAAGAAATAATTGAGAAGCCACACGTCGTGAATATGATGGAAGGCAGCGAATCTGCCGACTTAAAGTCCAGAATTCGTTCCGCCTATTTTCATTTCACAAATAACCAAACGCATATACGAATGAGGTTGGCTAAACTGCGCGATGTTCTCGCCGATGTTCCGCGCGCTGTTCTGGATGCAGTGCTGCGCGAGCTTAAGCGCGCGGAAAAGATATTTCTATTTCCTTTAGAAGACCCCCAGGAAAAAACGCCCGCTGATGATGAAGCGGCGTTGCTGGAAGCAGGGCGAGTGAATCACGTTATACTCTTCGAGGAGTAAAATGAACAAACTCACGGTTCTCAAATCGGTCGATTTCGATTGGACTTTGCAACTCCGAAACGTATGGAGCGATTCGGTTCCGCATGTTCCCGAATTGCATCAAGATACTCGCGAAGGATTTTTGGAAGCTGTCGATCATTTAGTGCAAACCAAAGATGACTCCTCGCCATTAGGAAAAGTCATTTATGGTATGCCGGGTTCAGGAAAAACTCACCTGCTAGGTTCCATTCGGAAGAAAACATTCCAAAAGAATCAATGGTTTATTTTAGTGGATTTGACCGATGTGAGCGATTTTGAAGAAACGGTTCTGTTAGGCTTCATAGAATCACTGCAAAGGAATTATCATGAAGGCCGTTTGCAATACGAAGCCGTATTGGATCGTTTCCTCGAACGGTTGGGTTATTCGTCCGTTTCGCTTACCACATTGTCGCGGCTTCCAGAGAAAGAACTGATTAAAATAACCACGCAATTAATTCATCGATTGAGAACCAAACAGCCCATTGACATGCAAAAACATCAGGATGTTTTTCGGGCTTTGATCTATTTTCATTCGAAAAATCCTGCCCTATCCGATGTAGGCTACAGCTATCTTTTCTGTTTTAATTCGGATGAAGAACAGTACGGCCAATATGGATTTATGCGAAATCCGCACAACTATACGGATATAATCAAATCGCTTTCCTGGATCATGAGTATAGGAGGAGTGACAGTATTAGCATTGGATCAATTGGATGCCATTGTAACACAACACCATTTATCTAGCGGAACCAGTGGCGAGTCGAATTTGAATAACGAACAGAAAAAATCCCGTGCCATCATTGAAGGAATCGCCAGGGGCCTATCCGCTCTCCGCGATCAAACTTGGCGATCCTTGATTGTCTTAACTTGTTTGCCTAGTACTTGGGATATTCTGAAAAATAAAGCCCTGCAAGCCAGTACGGATCGTTATGAAATCCCTATAATACTCAAGGATGTAAATGTAAGCGCTATTGCGGAAACTATTATTCGGCAACGTTTGGATCGTGCGTATCTAAAACACAATTTTATCCCTCCCTATCCAACCTGGCCTTTTAAATCTGGATCGTTCAATACCCTGCTTGGAAAAACGCCTCGCGATATTTTAAAGGCATGCGATCAGTGCCGCCGCGAATGGATCAAAAATGGCGAAGTGAAGGAGATTGAATCGTTCGATCCTTCCTTACATGTAGAAAAACCGAATTCGCTCGAAGTACAATTCGAGGAACTAAATCAAACTTTCGAATCGTTAAAAGGCAGCCCATTTTCCAATAATTTTCTGGATGAAGCCGAAGAAGACAATCGACTGGGCAATATTATGCAAAATGGCTATCGCTTTTTGCTAAAGGAATTTTCGATTCCCGATGCGATCGACGCGGTTTTGGATTGCGATTTTCCCAGCGGCAAGCAATATCCCCCACTTCACGCTCGCGTACGCCTCGTGCATCGCACCGAAAACGACCGGGAAGAGCACTATTGCATCCGCGCTCTGCTTCGTTCCAACGCCAGTTCCTATCGCGCCCGCTTGAAAGCGGCGATGGCGGCGGCGGGCATCGATCGCGATTTGTCCTTTCGCTGCTTGCGGTTGATTCGGGATAAAGATGCACCCAGCGGCGCGGTTACGCAGCAACTCACTCAGGAATTTTTCGAACATCAGGGAAAATTCATAAAACCCTCGCTCTCCGATTTGCATATAATTTCGGTTTTGATGGAAATAGAAAAAAATTTCCCCACCGATTTTACTCCTTGGCTGGAATGTAAAACTCCCATGTCCACATTATCTTTGATGGAAGACGCCGTTGCTTGG
This genomic window contains:
- a CDS encoding DUF559 domain-containing protein is translated as MLAKIFDSIPKGEVKVFAIPAEAWHFEEAKQAAAEMNYRVIVLDCASIPPVEPLIDYFLREISKIALAIWPHWFDVSNPINLIQRNVAARDHAMESYIKEVVSTYTDISREWLKDAIEACHQETSPYSDHYPKALQAKFLAKAIHPDRLTIVIQLAGIQAAQGRLYGLIRAAEWIASQTNASIALIADREIIDHPEMSSAILGSIELEKIGVPLPPKEFIPENKSAVWPIIGIPHPLSPGEQLLAKRMQHDAELSSLFGFNQRLQTVRNNYYIVDMLWSEERLIVEVDGYRYHSHRAAFLNDRQRDYEFILSGYRVLRLDHDEVISDVELAMDKIRDVVRFCQEHPIVERMPK
- a CDS encoding DUF1819 family protein, producing MVERLYTANLTGNPFLLFETREVAKGMLKKLHKDEALKEILDSNLFQYKNAKSILKRFNAIYKRLGKLNDDLLVKLAEGTIQEAKITNLFVIVRADRLFREFFIEVVAERIKEPAHKLRERDLRYYFEQKRETVSEVQKWMDKTIKKLYQVYIQILYQSGIIENRKNLALRKFFVNDEFKKALFSSFPQEWIECITV
- a CDS encoding ATP-binding protein produces the protein MNKLTVLKSVDFDWTLQLRNVWSDSVPHVPELHQDTREGFLEAVDHLVQTKDDSSPLGKVIYGMPGSGKTHLLGSIRKKTFQKNQWFILVDLTDVSDFEETVLLGFIESLQRNYHEGRLQYEAVLDRFLERLGYSSVSLTTLSRLPEKELIKITTQLIHRLRTKQPIDMQKHQDVFRALIYFHSKNPALSDVGYSYLFCFNSDEEQYGQYGFMRNPHNYTDIIKSLSWIMSIGGVTVLALDQLDAIVTQHHLSSGTSGESNLNNEQKKSRAIIEGIARGLSALRDQTWRSLIVLTCLPSTWDILKNKALQASTDRYEIPIILKDVNVSAIAETIIRQRLDRAYLKHNFIPPYPTWPFKSGSFNTLLGKTPRDILKACDQCRREWIKNGEVKEIESFDPSLHVEKPNSLEVQFEELNQTFESLKGSPFSNNFLDEAEEDNRLGNIMQNGYRFLLKEFSIPDAIDAVLDCDFPSGKQYPPLHARVRLVHRTENDREEHYCIRALLRSNASSYRARLKAAMAAAGIDRDLSFRCLRLIRDKDAPSGAVTQQLTQEFFEHQGKFIKPSLSDLHIISVLMEIEKNFPTDFTPWLECKTPMSTLSLMEDAVAWLKGKILATKKEEKHKTETPPTDTQSPSSIPAKTIAQPQPQPPSHPLSETKRIPIGNRWIGNQLQEEIQLDLLSLTKHTVILAGAGSGKTVLMKRLIEEAALVGIPSIVIDAANDLARLGQPWPQTHPDWKGEDASKAERYFQSVETIVWTPGREMGNPLYLSPLPDFSAVKNDSDELNQAIYLAKDALKEIVASGASANAQKKLGILSDSLRYFAHHSCGSLEDFIELLSDLPLEAGAGISNSQKFALEMADQLRAAIASNPLMKAANRPLDPKILLASPYGKTRISVINFIGLPSMESQQEFLNQLAMTLFTWIKKNPASADKPLQGLLAIDEARDFAPSGKSTSCKESLIRLAAQARKYGLGLIFATQAPKSIDHNIVANCSNQIYGQANAPAAIQTIEELIQQKGGYGQDVSKLGTGNFYVYSEKINGETPKAPIKFNAPICLSHHPQSPMDENGVLECARRSIHLINIFQ
- a CDS encoding DUF1788 domain-containing protein; translated protein: MNIDKKLDLIFPKISDPGFLNNRGLGNEIGFYIFDYVPKDEMIVREYISILLAKMNNPAVNIKTIEIDLYEAILEILGRKKILEKISPDEKKSGFDSIIRRLKPILKSAALVEIIKERIADDVRLVFLTGVGKSFPLLRSHNILNNLHNVIIKQPLLMFFPGEYDQRELKLFGLFKDDNYYRAFHLID